The following proteins come from a genomic window of Chitinispirillales bacterium ANBcel5:
- a CDS encoding heavy metal translocating P-type ATPase, producing MQGHSDQGHTNHESHRESHEGAHGDYHSGMVKEFRRRFWVALIITIPILLLSPMIQQFLGLREQLRFPGDQLVLFILSAFLYFYGGKPFLVGIVREVKTRDFGMMTLIALAITVAFVYSAAVTFGLPGEVLYWELATLITIMLLGHWLEMRSISGASRALESLVKLMPSVAHRIKNDGTVEDIRVDEIQSQDTVLVKPGEKIPVDGTVVEGESSVNEAMITGESTPVYKGKDGDVVGGSINGEGAIKVMVTRTGEQSYLSQMIKLVQQAQQGKSKTQLLANRAAVWLTAVALVGGAVTLVVWLILGVEFAFAIERTVTVMVIACPHALGLAIPLVIAVSTSISASRGLLIKKRPAFESSRSIQAVLFDKTGTLTEGKFGVSDIVSLDESFDRDKLLLWAASVEAHSEHPIAKAIVESAAQTLAVSEFRAIAGRGAQGMVEGKQVLAVSPAYVKEKGYDYQKGRVSKLLESGKTVIFVIVDEKVTGAIALMDIIREESKEAISRLKAMGIKTVMITGDNQKVAQWAAWEMGIDEYFAEVLPQEKVEKVKEVQGRGLFTAMVGDGINDAPALATADVGIAIGAGTEVAAETADVILVRNDPRDVVSILELARASYRKMVQNLFWATGYNVIAIPLAAGVLYNLGVILSPAMGAALMSISTIIVAVNAKILRVG from the coding sequence ATGCAAGGACACTCAGACCAGGGACATACAAATCACGAAAGCCATAGGGAATCACATGAAGGTGCCCATGGTGACTATCACAGCGGGATGGTAAAAGAATTCAGGCGTCGATTCTGGGTAGCTTTGATTATTACGATACCAATCCTTTTGCTATCTCCTATGATTCAGCAGTTTTTGGGGCTTCGTGAGCAGTTACGCTTTCCAGGAGATCAGCTTGTACTCTTTATCCTCTCGGCATTTCTTTACTTCTATGGCGGAAAACCGTTTCTTGTGGGTATAGTAAGAGAGGTAAAAACACGTGATTTTGGGATGATGACTCTTATTGCCCTGGCAATCACAGTAGCTTTTGTATATAGTGCAGCTGTTACCTTCGGGCTCCCCGGTGAAGTGCTTTACTGGGAACTTGCCACTCTTATCACAATTATGCTTCTTGGGCACTGGCTTGAAATGAGATCGATCTCAGGAGCTTCCCGGGCGCTTGAGTCGTTGGTAAAGCTTATGCCCTCTGTGGCGCACAGAATCAAAAACGATGGTACTGTTGAGGATATCAGGGTTGATGAGATACAATCACAGGATACTGTTCTGGTTAAACCCGGGGAAAAAATCCCTGTTGATGGTACGGTTGTGGAGGGGGAATCATCGGTCAATGAAGCGATGATTACCGGAGAATCCACACCTGTTTATAAAGGCAAAGATGGCGATGTGGTGGGGGGCTCTATCAATGGAGAAGGCGCGATAAAAGTAATGGTAACCCGCACCGGCGAACAGTCCTATCTCTCTCAGATGATAAAACTTGTGCAGCAAGCTCAGCAGGGGAAGTCAAAAACTCAACTTTTGGCAAACAGGGCGGCTGTATGGCTCACCGCAGTTGCTCTTGTTGGTGGGGCTGTAACGTTAGTTGTGTGGCTTATATTAGGTGTTGAATTTGCATTTGCAATAGAGCGCACAGTGACAGTGATGGTCATAGCCTGCCCGCATGCACTTGGTCTTGCAATACCGCTGGTGATAGCCGTTTCCACCTCCATTTCGGCTTCCAGGGGGCTATTAATAAAAAAACGCCCTGCATTTGAATCTTCGCGTTCCATTCAGGCGGTGCTCTTTGATAAAACGGGTACACTTACGGAAGGCAAATTTGGAGTAAGCGATATCGTGTCTTTAGATGAAAGCTTTGATCGTGACAAGCTTCTTCTCTGGGCGGCTTCTGTTGAAGCGCATTCGGAGCATCCTATTGCCAAAGCCATTGTGGAATCCGCTGCGCAAACACTCGCTGTTTCGGAGTTCAGAGCTATAGCAGGAAGAGGCGCGCAGGGCATGGTTGAGGGCAAACAGGTGCTGGCCGTGAGCCCGGCTTACGTTAAAGAAAAGGGGTACGATTACCAAAAGGGTCGGGTTTCAAAACTTCTTGAGAGCGGAAAAACGGTTATATTTGTAATTGTAGACGAGAAGGTTACAGGCGCAATAGCGCTTATGGATATCATTCGGGAGGAATCAAAAGAGGCTATTTCCAGACTTAAAGCCATGGGCATAAAGACGGTTATGATAACCGGGGATAATCAAAAGGTCGCACAATGGGCTGCCTGGGAGATGGGGATAGATGAATATTTTGCAGAAGTTCTTCCTCAAGAGAAGGTTGAGAAGGTAAAAGAGGTACAGGGAAGAGGGCTTTTTACTGCAATGGTGGGAGATGGGATAAATGATGCACCGGCACTTGCAACCGCAGATGTAGGAATTGCCATTGGTGCGGGTACGGAAGTGGCAGCGGAGACTGCTGATGTAATATTGGTGAGAAATGATCCCCGTGATGTGGTTTCAATTCTTGAGCTTGCAAGGGCTTCCTACAGAAAAATGGTGCAAAATCTTTTCTGGGCAACCGGTTACAATGTAATAGCAATTCCACTGGCCGCAGGGGTGCTCTACAATCTGGGGGTTATTCTGAGCCCGGCCATGGGAGCTGCTCTGATGTCCATTAGTACAATCATTGTAGCAGTTAACGCCAAAATACTACGGGTTGGTTGA
- a CDS encoding polysaccharide pyruvyl transferase family protein, which translates to MDESKVVRIGISGSYGGNNMGDEAILQSMINQIRKKVKAEIVVFSRDPGDTMNRHKVDRAVAIRTMSRREAEVEVQRLDVFIVGGGGILYDVDVHKYLREAQIAYKKGIPVMVYAVGAGPLKTPAAQQLVKEVLDIAAVVTVRDKPSLRLLEEIGVHREIIVTADPALLLEPEKVQINFLSQSGIGKGRMLFGMSVREPGKAAPDIKEEHYHEIIANAADYMIDRYNAHIVFIPMERKTAVDLHQSYAVITKMVWPQNVSVLDAEYSPGQIMTIIKDLKFVVGMRLHFLIFAALQGVPFVPLPYSGKVMGLLEELHLDTPPLKNITAGRLIAFIDKAWDQRNEILERIENLLPLLQKRSAQNNTLLIELLRILYARRGKSPEQLFSDNNTGQT; encoded by the coding sequence ATGGATGAATCAAAAGTGGTAAGAATTGGTATCAGTGGCTCATATGGTGGTAATAACATGGGCGATGAGGCGATTCTTCAGTCCATGATCAACCAGATTAGAAAAAAGGTTAAGGCTGAGATTGTGGTGTTTTCCCGTGACCCCGGAGATACCATGAATCGTCACAAGGTTGATAGGGCTGTTGCAATCAGAACTATGAGTCGCAGGGAAGCTGAAGTTGAGGTCCAAAGGCTGGACGTCTTTATAGTTGGAGGCGGGGGTATACTGTACGATGTTGATGTTCATAAATATTTGCGTGAAGCACAGATTGCCTATAAGAAAGGTATTCCGGTTATGGTGTATGCGGTTGGAGCAGGACCGCTTAAAACACCAGCCGCCCAACAACTGGTAAAGGAGGTGTTGGATATTGCTGCGGTAGTGACGGTGAGAGATAAGCCATCTTTACGTTTGCTGGAGGAAATTGGTGTTCATAGAGAGATCATTGTAACTGCAGATCCGGCTCTGCTTTTAGAACCTGAAAAGGTGCAGATCAACTTCCTTTCACAGTCTGGAATAGGAAAAGGGAGAATGCTTTTCGGTATGTCGGTGAGAGAGCCGGGAAAAGCTGCGCCGGACATAAAAGAGGAACATTATCATGAAATCATAGCAAATGCCGCGGATTACATGATCGACAGGTATAATGCTCATATAGTATTCATTCCAATGGAGCGTAAAACAGCAGTTGATCTCCATCAATCCTATGCTGTTATTACTAAGATGGTATGGCCTCAGAATGTGAGTGTTCTTGATGCTGAGTACTCACCAGGGCAGATTATGACGATCATAAAAGACCTCAAATTTGTGGTCGGTATGCGCCTTCATTTCCTCATTTTTGCTGCATTGCAGGGTGTTCCCTTTGTACCACTTCCATATTCGGGTAAAGTGATGGGCTTATTGGAGGAGTTACACCTTGATACTCCGCCGCTTAAAAATATTACTGCAGGAAGACTGATCGCTTTTATTGATAAAGCCTGGGATCAGCGTAATGAAATTCTTGAACGAATTGAAAACCTTCTGCCTCTGCTGCAAAAACGTTCTGCTCAAAACAATACGTTACTTATAGAGCTTTTAAGAATCCTCTATGCGCGGCGGGGGAAAAGTCCAGAGCAGTTGTTTAGTGATAACAACACAGGACAAACCTGA
- a CDS encoding FAD-dependent oxidoreductase, with protein MLNRYYYPLIKGRKPEDVQSDVCVYGATSSGIVCAVEAARMGKSVSIVEFGKFIGGMTTSGLSATDIGDKSSIGGLTLEFHKELGNYYGDGERWFFEPKVASKVFSDWIEKYSIGLYRQQVLYKVEMSADRRISTLITEDGSRFRAKVFVDATYEGDLMARAGVSYTIGREGNEEYDEHFSGIHYGSDHHNFLRFVDPYRVPGDHNSGLLPGISSMPFGHNGEGDKLTQAYNFRLCITKDEKKKVLFPKPKEYDVERYELLRRYIDAGIFDVFNLSIPIPNNKADHNSWGAVNSDNVGGNYLWPDGNYEVRELIYQDHIHYQKGLFWFLCNDLRIPRRVRKAANEWGLAGDEFTETDNWPPQLYVREARRMRSDYIITEHNAFGKIKADDPIGMASFKMDSHNCKRVVKSGRAMNEGNFEVGLISPYGISYRALRPKRSECRNLLVSICISASHIAYCSIRMESVYMIMGQSAGVAAAMAIDKTDSIVQDISYSDLQRELLIKGQVLGELEQTPEELELEGKRTAGGEVATGIRSTSR; from the coding sequence ATGTTAAACAGATATTACTACCCGCTAATTAAGGGGAGAAAACCCGAAGATGTTCAGTCCGATGTTTGTGTGTACGGAGCAACTTCCAGTGGAATAGTGTGTGCCGTTGAAGCCGCGCGTATGGGAAAAAGTGTATCGATCGTGGAGTTTGGCAAATTTATAGGTGGAATGACCACATCGGGACTCAGCGCAACTGATATTGGGGATAAGAGTTCAATAGGTGGACTAACTCTTGAGTTTCACAAAGAACTCGGTAACTACTACGGGGACGGTGAACGCTGGTTTTTTGAACCTAAAGTTGCCAGCAAGGTTTTCAGTGACTGGATCGAAAAATATTCAATTGGGTTATACAGGCAACAGGTGCTTTATAAGGTTGAAATGAGCGCTGACAGGCGTATCAGTACATTAATCACAGAGGACGGGAGTAGATTCAGGGCCAAAGTGTTTGTTGATGCCACCTACGAGGGTGATTTGATGGCACGGGCAGGGGTGAGTTATACCATCGGCAGAGAGGGAAACGAAGAGTACGATGAGCATTTCAGTGGAATTCACTATGGATCAGATCACCATAATTTCCTGCGATTTGTAGATCCGTACCGTGTACCAGGAGATCACAATAGTGGACTGTTACCCGGCATTAGTTCCATGCCCTTTGGGCACAATGGAGAGGGGGATAAACTTACACAAGCGTATAATTTTCGTCTGTGTATCACAAAAGATGAAAAAAAGAAGGTACTTTTTCCAAAACCCAAAGAGTACGATGTTGAGCGCTACGAATTGTTACGTAGATATATTGATGCAGGAATATTTGATGTCTTTAACCTCTCGATTCCTATACCAAACAACAAAGCTGATCACAATAGCTGGGGAGCCGTTAACAGCGACAACGTGGGGGGAAATTACCTTTGGCCTGATGGCAACTATGAGGTGCGCGAGCTTATATATCAGGACCATATACACTACCAAAAAGGTTTGTTTTGGTTTTTATGCAATGATTTGAGAATCCCAAGGAGAGTGCGCAAGGCTGCAAATGAATGGGGGCTTGCAGGTGATGAATTTACCGAAACTGATAACTGGCCTCCTCAGCTCTATGTCAGAGAGGCTCGAAGAATGCGCTCAGATTATATCATTACAGAACACAATGCTTTTGGCAAAATCAAGGCAGATGATCCCATCGGTATGGCTTCATTTAAGATGGATTCTCATAATTGTAAAAGGGTAGTAAAATCCGGCAGAGCGATGAATGAGGGTAATTTTGAAGTGGGGTTGATTTCACCTTACGGTATATCTTACCGTGCTTTAAGGCCAAAAAGATCTGAGTGCAGAAATTTGCTTGTCTCAATTTGTATTTCTGCTTCCCATATTGCTTACTGCTCAATTCGAATGGAATCGGTATATATGATCATGGGGCAATCCGCTGGTGTCGCTGCTGCTATGGCAATAGATAAGACTGATTCAATCGTTCAGGATATCTCCTATAGCGACCTACAAAGAGAACTGCTGATTAAGGGTCAGGTATTGGGCGAACTGGAGCAAACTCCTGAGGAACTTGAGCTTGAAGGGAAGAGAACCGCAGGGGGAGAGGTCGCGACCGGGATACGTTCCACATCGCGTTAA
- a CDS encoding RICIN domain-containing protein, with amino-acid sequence MKFKKLCLTVSLFLFLNVTNVMANIDFSLVGYGTTTGSTDERNRSNNSVHQTVTGGQGSNPQVVSYGEDIESAMESGDYDDGMILYIDDPQHLQSALLGIMRYHRSGSNAPPHPPVTFYITGELTPHGVSEFRIEDSENISIIGDGDKGVLNGIGIRVIRSSNVIIRNLNIFNVRAGEATGLEIAYSNNLWIDRNHFHSEPITYNPDGSVNDDDEFKEKYDELLSIKHSSNAITVSWNIFEHHYKGILVGHSDSPSAAPDNITFHHNMFYEINTRVPLNRYATTHMFNNVFEDIPGSAINSREGAQVRIERNVFRNVGSGNVDNQGGYIQGPVGWWYGSGTGYWHLIDNIIEDSPVDDKVWENELSSTDVPYSYEHILDRVEDVEGIVREHAGRSFEAATDDPLEYYSLTLSTTGNGSVRAEPQRTSFAEGTIVTITANPEPGWALTNWSGDVGGSGNSITVAMDGDKSITANFSESDVPVFELTVNVNGDGTVNPSSGIFEQGDEVELSALPRSGWVFESWSGDIEGTSGFTTITMDSDKTVTANFIEGSSGDVKPVGSFVTEPLTSADFNERAFYMFINRSNGKAIDIQNRSIENDASIITAEIEDAIPQLWRVEFEENNFNIINAHTDKVMRDAGSDVRQERDGSSGTHYWDIQHVEDSYFKLTNEGRGSVLTASGENVIGADDNNSSEQQWQILRVTASSVEPDFSIQGFATVGEGTTGGEGGEVVTVSTAEDLIYYMQHEDPYIILIDGEIVLGEGDAHRPQHNMHSIAPNKTLFGLEGAKIRGGGLNIRGTRNDGVGEVTRTNIIIRNIRFTGGAPDDYINIEHGATHVWIDHNTFEGPADDGIIDIKREASYITISWNVIHDHHKTMLLGHDESHTHDRGFLKVTYHHNYIYNSESRHPRMRFGEAHLFNNYFEDIGSYVMGPGIEAQIISENNHVWNSGRFTDWYHETGIVLERGQGSLINRINHDHDPRIKTGEPDWAPEDYYSYTLNSALSVRDMVTRYAGAGIVSYDDETTSVQNIHSRNLSGKNGVFAITGTNHFSPVTEIRYNLDEPAQVNIQLLNARGQNLSTFSRYLPTGTHTHSISMSNFSSGVYFLRMKAGNEVTVQRLIR; translated from the coding sequence ATGAAGTTTAAGAAACTATGCTTGACAGTAAGTTTGTTTCTTTTTCTAAACGTTACAAATGTAATGGCGAATATTGACTTTAGTCTTGTTGGCTACGGTACTACTACAGGATCTACCGATGAGAGAAACCGAAGCAACAATAGTGTCCACCAAACGGTTACTGGTGGGCAGGGAAGCAATCCTCAAGTAGTATCGTATGGTGAAGATATCGAGAGTGCAATGGAGAGTGGAGACTACGATGATGGAATGATTCTATACATCGACGACCCACAACACCTTCAGTCTGCACTGTTAGGAATAATGAGATACCATCGAAGCGGCAGCAATGCTCCCCCCCATCCACCGGTTACTTTTTACATTACCGGTGAACTTACTCCCCACGGAGTCAGTGAATTTAGAATTGAAGATTCAGAAAATATATCGATTATTGGTGATGGTGATAAAGGGGTTCTTAACGGTATTGGTATAAGGGTGATAAGAAGTAGTAATGTTATCATTCGTAATTTAAATATTTTTAATGTAAGAGCGGGTGAAGCAACAGGGTTAGAGATAGCCTATTCCAATAACTTATGGATAGATCGCAACCACTTTCATAGTGAACCGATAACCTATAACCCTGATGGTTCAGTCAATGATGATGATGAATTTAAAGAAAAATATGATGAATTATTATCAATCAAACACTCCTCGAATGCCATTACTGTTTCGTGGAACATTTTTGAACATCATTATAAAGGCATACTGGTAGGTCACAGTGACAGCCCAAGCGCAGCCCCAGACAACATAACTTTTCATCATAATATGTTCTATGAAATTAACACGCGTGTACCTCTTAACCGATACGCTACAACCCATATGTTCAACAATGTTTTTGAAGACATCCCCGGCTCAGCAATCAACAGCAGAGAAGGGGCTCAGGTTAGAATCGAACGTAATGTATTCAGAAACGTTGGCTCCGGAAATGTAGACAACCAGGGCGGTTATATACAGGGGCCAGTGGGTTGGTGGTATGGAAGCGGTACCGGATACTGGCATTTAATTGATAACATTATTGAAGATAGTCCCGTTGATGACAAGGTTTGGGAAAACGAACTATCATCTACTGACGTTCCGTATAGTTATGAGCACATTCTGGATAGAGTCGAAGATGTTGAAGGTATTGTAAGAGAACACGCAGGCAGATCATTTGAAGCCGCAACAGATGACCCTCTTGAGTACTACAGCCTTACCCTAAGCACTACTGGTAATGGAAGCGTTAGAGCAGAGCCACAACGCACCTCTTTTGCTGAAGGAACCATAGTAACTATTACAGCCAACCCCGAGCCCGGCTGGGCTCTTACAAATTGGAGTGGTGATGTTGGTGGTTCTGGAAATTCTATAACAGTTGCTATGGATGGTGATAAATCCATTACAGCTAACTTTTCCGAAAGTGATGTTCCGGTTTTTGAGCTGACTGTGAATGTAAATGGAGATGGAACAGTAAACCCTTCATCGGGCATTTTCGAACAGGGCGATGAAGTTGAACTTTCTGCACTGCCCCGCTCCGGATGGGTATTTGAATCATGGAGTGGAGATATCGAAGGGACAAGTGGTTTTACAACAATTACTATGGACAGCGATAAAACAGTTACGGCTAATTTTATCGAAGGCTCTTCGGGTGATGTTAAACCTGTTGGGTCTTTTGTTACAGAACCTCTGACTTCGGCAGATTTTAATGAAAGAGCCTTTTACATGTTTATAAATAGGAGTAATGGTAAGGCAATCGATATCCAGAACAGAAGTATAGAAAATGATGCAAGCATTATAACTGCGGAGATTGAAGATGCAATCCCACAGTTATGGCGGGTAGAATTTGAAGAGAACAATTTTAATATTATCAATGCTCATACCGATAAGGTGATGCGTGATGCTGGCTCAGATGTACGACAGGAGCGAGATGGATCCAGTGGTACCCATTACTGGGATATTCAGCATGTGGAAGATAGCTACTTTAAACTGACAAACGAAGGCAGAGGTAGTGTTTTGACTGCCAGTGGCGAAAATGTAATAGGAGCTGATGATAATAACAGTTCAGAGCAGCAGTGGCAAATACTTAGGGTCACCGCTTCCTCCGTTGAACCTGATTTTAGCATCCAGGGGTTTGCGACAGTTGGAGAGGGTACTACAGGCGGAGAAGGAGGCGAGGTTGTAACTGTTTCCACGGCTGAAGACCTTATTTACTACATGCAGCATGAAGATCCTTATATCATTCTTATAGATGGTGAAATTGTACTGGGAGAAGGTGATGCACACCGTCCTCAACATAATATGCACAGTATTGCCCCTAATAAAACACTCTTTGGTCTCGAAGGCGCAAAAATTAGGGGTGGTGGTTTAAACATTAGAGGTACAAGAAATGATGGAGTAGGTGAAGTAACCAGAACAAATATCATTATCAGAAATATTAGATTTACCGGTGGAGCTCCTGATGACTATATCAATATTGAACATGGAGCAACGCATGTGTGGATCGATCACAATACCTTTGAAGGTCCGGCTGATGATGGTATTATAGATATCAAACGAGAGGCAAGCTATATTACTATTTCATGGAATGTGATTCATGATCATCACAAAACGATGTTGCTGGGACATGATGAAAGTCACACCCATGACAGAGGTTTTTTAAAAGTTACTTATCATCATAATTACATTTACAATTCTGAGTCAAGGCACCCCCGGATGCGTTTTGGAGAAGCTCATCTGTTTAATAACTACTTTGAAGATATTGGTTCCTATGTAATGGGTCCGGGCATAGAAGCTCAGATCATTTCCGAGAATAACCATGTGTGGAATTCTGGTCGTTTCACGGACTGGTATCACGAAACTGGTATTGTACTTGAACGTGGTCAGGGGAGCTTAATCAATCGCATAAACCATGATCACGATCCAAGAATTAAAACCGGAGAACCTGATTGGGCACCTGAGGACTACTACTCCTACACCCTAAACTCAGCACTGAGTGTTAGGGATATGGTAACCAGATATGCCGGAGCCGGTATTGTAAGCTATGACGACGAAACTACTTCAGTGCAAAATATTCATAGCAGAAATCTTAGCGGTAAAAACGGTGTATTTGCTATCACCGGTACGAATCACTTTAGCCCTGTTACCGAAATCAGATACAATCTGGATGAACCAGCACAGGTCAATATTCAGCTATTGAATGCAAGAGGTCAAAATTTATCAACGTTTTCGAGGTATTTACCAACTGGTACACATACGCATTCGATCAGTATGTCCAACTTCTCTTCAGGGGTGTACTTTTTGAGGATGAAAGCGGGAAATGAAGTCACGGTTCAAAGGCTTATACGTTAG
- the nhaC gene encoding Na+/H+ antiporter NhaC has translation MTSKKVTPPAKVALIPVLVVGVSLGLSVFVYDAQPHIPLFFGAVAAGLTAIVYGYSWETISNGFTRSIARAIPSLIILLIIGMIIGVWIASGIVPAMMYYGFNVLVPAWFLPSILIICSIMSVVTGSSWTTAGTIGVAAIGIGQGLGIPAPAVAGAVVSGAFFGDKLSPLSDSTNLTPSVLGLDLYVHIKHMLYTTIPSFILALIMFTVLGFILSEGAANTEHMNQYQELIRENFKLSFWLLIPPVAVITLIVFKIPAIPSLVAGVVLGGVMMVTVQGQSSGEFFTILYDGFSISTGWEEMDNLLSRGGMESMYSVVALAIMALSFGGIMNHCNMLKSLVDKMSSLVNKAGSLVLTTLVTSVFINIFGANQYLAVIIPGQMYEQAYKKLNLKMENLSRALEGGGTLTAPLISWNSSGVFMYSVLAVSPLAYFPYAFVCWLTPLVVAVFGFFNITMTKTETKKQSVSQKEKVLVSN, from the coding sequence TTGACTTCAAAAAAAGTAACTCCTCCAGCAAAAGTTGCTTTGATACCAGTTTTGGTAGTAGGTGTTTCTCTTGGGTTGTCAGTTTTCGTCTATGATGCACAACCTCATATACCGTTGTTTTTTGGTGCTGTAGCGGCCGGTTTAACAGCAATAGTTTACGGCTATAGCTGGGAAACCATAAGCAATGGATTCACCAGAAGCATTGCACGAGCAATACCTTCCCTGATTATACTCCTTATTATAGGTATGATTATTGGGGTTTGGATCGCCAGTGGAATCGTGCCGGCAATGATGTATTATGGGTTTAATGTTTTAGTGCCGGCCTGGTTTTTACCATCAATACTTATTATATGCAGTATAATGTCAGTTGTAACCGGTAGTTCCTGGACTACTGCAGGTACAATCGGGGTTGCAGCTATTGGGATAGGTCAGGGATTAGGTATTCCTGCTCCGGCAGTAGCAGGAGCCGTTGTTTCCGGGGCCTTTTTTGGTGACAAACTCTCTCCCTTGTCCGATTCAACAAATCTTACCCCCTCTGTTTTAGGCCTCGATCTTTATGTCCATATAAAGCATATGCTCTATACAACAATACCAAGTTTTATTCTTGCCTTAATAATGTTTACAGTCCTTGGTTTTATTCTTTCTGAGGGTGCTGCAAATACGGAACATATGAATCAATATCAGGAACTGATAAGGGAGAATTTCAAGCTCTCCTTTTGGCTTTTGATTCCTCCGGTAGCAGTAATTACACTTATAGTGTTTAAAATACCTGCAATACCAAGTTTGGTCGCTGGGGTTGTTTTGGGTGGTGTCATGATGGTTACTGTTCAGGGGCAAAGCTCTGGTGAATTTTTTACTATTCTATATGATGGGTTCTCAATTTCTACCGGCTGGGAGGAGATGGACAATTTACTTTCCAGAGGTGGTATGGAAAGTATGTATTCAGTGGTAGCCCTCGCCATAATGGCATTATCGTTTGGTGGTATTATGAACCATTGTAATATGTTAAAATCTCTGGTCGATAAAATGTCATCACTTGTTAACAAAGCCGGTAGTCTGGTACTGACTACTCTGGTTACTTCAGTATTTATTAATATCTTCGGTGCTAATCAGTATCTTGCTGTTATCATTCCGGGGCAGATGTATGAGCAGGCGTATAAGAAATTAAATCTTAAGATGGAAAACCTTTCAAGAGCACTTGAAGGGGGAGGGACATTGACCGCTCCACTCATATCCTGGAATAGTAGTGGGGTTTTTATGTACTCTGTATTGGCTGTGAGCCCTCTTGCGTATTTCCCTTATGCATTTGTTTGCTGGTTGACTCCTTTGGTGGTTGCTGTTTTTGGATTCTTTAATATTACAATGACCAAAACTGAAACAAAGAAACAATCGGTAAGTCAAAAAGAAAAGGTACTGGTGAGTAACTGA
- a CDS encoding rhomboid family intramembrane serine protease — MEKPPENNKEIGNEYNVTFRGLFPGKTYLFTPLLIYVNSLVFLLMVASGGNLFDTEVDSLIRWGGNLRSLTIGGEPWRLITSVFLHSGIIHLAFNIYILIYIGSVLEKAIGKKRFILAYIFSGTLSSVFSLIFNENIVSVGASGAIFGIIGVLGIQLILKRISIPSATMKNMALSAGFFIFYNVIYAIRLEGIDHVAHLGGLISGGTIGAIYSLDRVKKINPVFTYIILGVFFCTSLIIGLSSVSDTLGRYEAAMYEFSSNEKKTLWAFEKDISLHINQEQLRLNKERIHDEGIFLWQRNEEIISDLLTANYPEQLQNHLRKLLEYSQLRKNYFKTLVDLIDVDTPEARLHLDTTTQNIARILSQMEEMNRQW; from the coding sequence ATGGAAAAGCCACCAGAGAATAATAAGGAAATTGGTAACGAATATAATGTTACCTTCAGGGGGCTTTTTCCCGGTAAAACCTATCTGTTTACCCCACTTTTGATTTATGTAAATAGCCTGGTGTTCCTGTTGATGGTTGCTTCGGGGGGCAATCTCTTTGACACTGAGGTTGACTCATTGATTCGCTGGGGTGGTAACTTAAGAAGTTTAACGATAGGCGGAGAACCCTGGAGACTCATCACCTCTGTTTTTTTGCATTCAGGTATCATTCATCTCGCATTCAACATTTACATTCTAATCTATATTGGTTCTGTACTCGAAAAAGCCATAGGAAAAAAAAGATTCATTCTCGCCTACATTTTTTCGGGAACCTTATCCAGTGTATTCAGTCTTATATTTAACGAGAATATCGTCTCTGTAGGTGCTTCGGGAGCTATTTTCGGTATCATTGGGGTGCTTGGTATTCAACTTATACTGAAAAGGATTTCCATACCCTCTGCTACAATGAAAAATATGGCGTTAAGTGCCGGGTTTTTCATTTTTTACAACGTCATTTATGCGATCAGACTGGAAGGTATTGATCATGTTGCGCACTTAGGTGGTTTAATCAGTGGGGGGACCATTGGAGCCATCTATTCTCTTGATAGAGTAAAAAAAATTAACCCTGTTTTTACCTATATCATCCTGGGAGTGTTTTTCTGTACCTCACTCATTATTGGGCTAAGCTCCGTTTCAGATACTTTGGGCAGATATGAAGCTGCAATGTACGAGTTTTCATCCAATGAAAAGAAAACTTTGTGGGCTTTTGAAAAAGACATATCGTTACACATAAATCAGGAGCAACTAAGGCTAAATAAAGAGAGAATTCATGATGAAGGGATATTCTTGTGGCAGAGAAATGAGGAGATTATTTCTGACTTGCTTACTGCCAACTATCCTGAACAGTTACAAAACCACTTGAGGAAATTACTGGAATATTCACAGCTAAGAAAGAACTATTTTAAGACCTTAGTTGATTTAATTGATGTTGATACCCCCGAAGCAAGATTACATTTAGATACGACGACTCAAAATATTGCCAGAATTTTATCTCAAATGGAAGAGATGAATCGGCAATGGTAA